ACTCTTGTTTCTAGTAGAAATGTGAAAGATTTTTGGATTCCTCCACCCGATAATTCGCATTGGATTACAGGAGCTAGGCGACGGTATTCATTTGGAGTAGTCCAAGCATGCGGCAATGCACCTGCATAAGTTATCATTTGCATATAAAATGACATCGATTCAAATGATGCATTAATAGATGAGTTGGCAGTCATGGAGACATGCTCATTTTCTTTTTCATCATTAAAAGATGAGCTTTCGATGGTTTCTTCGAAGGTCGGGATTTCTTCAAAGTTATCGACATGGATCATGGTATGATGTTTTTTATCGTAAAGTTGACATCTGTTGTCGGAAGGGCAATTCGATCGAGTATGTCCAAAGCCAAAACAATTAAGGCACACATCTTGACCTTCTATTGCAGCTCGTCGTTCGCGAATGGTCATATTTCGGAATTTAAGGCAATACTTTAATGGCTGATTGCGACCACAGAGGAAACATCTTGGTTTGATTACCCAGTGAGACATGTTGTTGTCAACGGTATCTGAAATGGAAGAGAAAAAGAGAACAGAATACATACAATGAAAAAGCTAGCATCGTTTGT
This is a stretch of genomic DNA from Haematobia irritans isolate KBUSLIRL chromosome 4, ASM5000362v1, whole genome shotgun sequence. It encodes these proteins:
- the LOC142234710 gene encoding uncharacterized protein LOC142234710; protein product: MSHWVIKPRCFLCGRNQPLKYCLKFRNMTIRERRAAIEGQDVCLNCFGFGHTRSNCPSDNRCQLYDKKHHTMIHVDNFEEIPTFEETIESSSFNDEKENEHVSMTANSSINASFESMSFYMQMITYAGALPHAWTTPNEYRRLAPVIQCELSGGGIQKSFTFLLETRVAKSFLIFESVKEFSHLHRTKHEISSGSFYIHLPEMPLRQRFVIARRIPFFVPPAVRIPSLMSYFQGLKMAHPQPFTYGQIDGVIGKDLEKYIIQGESSKCEKNPSILVTKTVFGLVVSGSAARSNIPFLKSLAPLVRREDGPFGN